One part of the Marinobacter sp. M3C genome encodes these proteins:
- a CDS encoding DUF4426 domain-containing protein, giving the protein MMIAKHSVFMHSAFALVLLCFAGLAQADSKDFGEYTVSWSVLPSTFLTPEIAKENNLQRSKSIGIVNVAIMQTNADGTLSPVAGQVEGQVTNDIQQVRFLAFRRIQEGNAVYFIAAYQYGTAELLTFNLTARPNGHDQELPVRFSHALFND; this is encoded by the coding sequence ATGATGATTGCCAAACACTCGGTTTTTATGCACTCGGCGTTTGCGCTGGTGCTGCTGTGCTTTGCTGGCTTGGCCCAGGCCGACAGTAAGGATTTCGGTGAATACACCGTTTCCTGGAGCGTGCTGCCCAGCACATTTCTGACGCCGGAAATTGCGAAAGAAAACAATCTTCAGCGCAGTAAAAGCATCGGCATTGTGAACGTTGCCATTATGCAAACCAACGCCGACGGTACCTTGTCGCCGGTAGCGGGCCAGGTAGAAGGCCAAGTTACCAACGACATTCAACAAGTTCGCTTTCTGGCGTTTCGCCGCATTCAGGAAGGCAACGCGGTATACTTTATTGCCGCGTACCAGTACGGCACGGCTGAATTGCTGACGTTCAATCTCACCGCGCGTCCAAACGGTCACGATCAAGAACTGCCGGTACGATTTTCCCACGCCCTGTTTAACGACTAA
- a CDS encoding type IV pilus twitching motility protein PilT, with the protein MDITELLAFSAKQGASDLHLSAGLPPMIRVDGDVRRINLPPLPHKEVHGLIYDIMNDKQRKDYEEFLETDFSFEVAGVARFRVNAFNQNRGSGAVFRTIPSKVLSMEDLGMGQVFKDICAVPRGLVLVTGPTGSGKSTTLAAMVDHINDHRYEHILTIEDPIEFVHESKKCLVNQREVHRDTLGFNEALRSALREDPDIILVGELRDLETIRLALTAAETGHLVFGTLHTTSAAKTIDRVVDVFPAQEKSMVRSMLSESLQAVISQTLMKKMGGGRIAAHEIMIGTSAIRNLIREDKIAQMYSSIQTGGSLGMQTLDQCLERLLQKGLISREQARLKAKMPDAF; encoded by the coding sequence ATGGATATTACCGAACTGCTTGCCTTCTCGGCGAAACAGGGCGCTTCAGACTTGCACCTTTCTGCTGGCTTGCCGCCGATGATTCGTGTGGACGGTGATGTACGCCGTATTAACCTGCCTCCTTTGCCACATAAGGAAGTGCACGGTCTGATTTACGACATCATGAATGACAAGCAGCGTAAAGACTACGAAGAGTTTTTGGAAACCGACTTCTCGTTCGAAGTGGCCGGGGTTGCCCGCTTCCGGGTTAACGCCTTTAACCAGAATCGCGGTTCCGGTGCGGTGTTCCGGACGATCCCCTCGAAAGTGCTGTCCATGGAAGACCTGGGCATGGGCCAGGTGTTCAAAGACATTTGCGCGGTGCCACGGGGGTTGGTTCTGGTAACCGGGCCCACCGGTTCTGGCAAGTCCACCACGCTGGCGGCCATGGTAGACCACATCAACGACCACCGTTACGAACACATATTGACCATTGAAGATCCCATTGAGTTCGTGCACGAGTCCAAAAAGTGCCTGGTTAACCAGCGCGAAGTGCACCGCGACACCTTGGGCTTCAATGAAGCGCTGCGCTCGGCGCTGCGGGAAGACCCGGACATTATTCTGGTGGGCGAGTTGCGTGACCTTGAAACGATTCGTTTGGCGCTGACCGCCGCTGAAACCGGCCATTTAGTATTCGGCACCCTGCACACCACGTCGGCGGCAAAAACCATTGACCGGGTGGTTGACGTGTTTCCGGCCCAGGAAAAATCCATGGTACGGTCGATGCTGTCTGAATCTTTACAGGCGGTTATCTCGCAAACCCTGATGAAGAAGATGGGCGGCGGTCGTATTGCTGCTCACGAAATCATGATTGGCACCTCGGCTATTCGCAACTTGATCCGTGAAGACAAAATCGCGCAGATGTATTCGTCGATACAAACCGGTGGCTCACTGGGCATGCAGACCCTGGACCAGTGTCTGGAACGCCTGTTGCAAAAGGGCCTTATTTCTCGCGAGCAGGCGCGCTTGAAAGCAAAAATGCCCGATGCCTTTTAA
- the rdgB gene encoding RdgB/HAM1 family non-canonical purine NTP pyrophosphatase → MPQTLVIASNNPGKIAEFNDLLAPLGLAPVAQGKLGVGEAEEPAVTFIENAILKARHAARITGLPALADDSGLAVDALGGQPGVRSARYAGDTASDTDNLNALLANMENVPDGQRNAQFHSVLVYLRHADDPTPLVCHGQWHGSILRQASGAGGFGYDPIFFVPERNCSAAELSRAEKGQLSHRGQALAMMTDQLKRELQDAS, encoded by the coding sequence ATGCCCCAGACATTGGTTATTGCCAGCAACAACCCTGGCAAAATTGCAGAATTCAATGATCTTCTGGCCCCCTTGGGGCTGGCGCCCGTTGCTCAAGGCAAACTGGGCGTGGGTGAAGCTGAAGAACCGGCGGTCACCTTTATTGAAAATGCCATTCTTAAAGCCCGCCATGCAGCCCGCATTACCGGCCTGCCAGCATTGGCCGACGACAGCGGTTTGGCTGTAGACGCCCTAGGCGGCCAACCAGGCGTGCGCTCCGCGCGTTATGCCGGCGACACCGCTAGCGATACCGACAATCTGAATGCTTTGTTGGCCAATATGGAAAACGTACCTGACGGCCAACGCAACGCCCAATTTCACAGCGTACTGGTTTACTTGCGCCACGCTGATGACCCTACCCCGCTGGTATGCCACGGCCAATGGCACGGCAGTATACTGCGCCAGGCTTCAGGCGCCGGCGGTTTTGGTTACGACCCGATATTCTTTGTGCCCGAACGCAACTGCAGCGCCGCCGAGCTAAGCCGTGCAGAAAAAGGCCAGCTTAGCCACCGCGGCCAGGCGCTGGCGATGATGACCGATCAGCTGAAACGCGAGTTACAGGACGCCTCTTGA
- a CDS encoding PilT/PilU family type 4a pilus ATPase — MEFEKLLRLMVEKGGSDLFITAGVAPSMKVNGKVWPVTKTALTPDMTREMVYGAMSDKQRAEFDESHECNFAISARGIGRFRVSAFFQRNQCGMVLRRIEVKIPEIDDLSLPDIVKELAMTKRGLIMFVGATGTGKSTSLAAMIGFRNHNSRGHIISIEDPIEFIHQHQGCIVTQREVGIDTASFEVALKNTLRQAPDVILIGEVRTRQTMEYSVQFAETGHLCLATLHANNANQALDRIIQFFPPEQHGQIWMDLSLNLRAIVAQQLVPTPDGKGRKAVIEVLINTPLAADLIRKGEVHKLKDLMAKSNEIGMRTFDQALYELYSEGSVTYEDALAHADSPNDLRLMIKLGTDAQGVDKLSSSVDKLTIQQD; from the coding sequence ATGGAATTTGAAAAGCTACTGCGGCTGATGGTTGAGAAAGGCGGCTCGGACTTGTTCATTACCGCCGGCGTTGCGCCCAGTATGAAAGTGAACGGTAAGGTGTGGCCTGTCACAAAGACCGCCCTAACACCCGATATGACCCGTGAGATGGTTTACGGTGCCATGAGCGACAAGCAACGCGCCGAGTTTGATGAAAGCCACGAGTGTAACTTCGCCATCAGCGCCCGTGGCATTGGTCGCTTTCGGGTTAGCGCGTTTTTTCAACGCAATCAGTGCGGTATGGTGCTGCGTCGTATTGAAGTAAAGATACCGGAAATCGACGATCTTTCACTGCCCGACATCGTTAAAGAGTTGGCTATGACCAAGCGCGGGCTGATCATGTTTGTCGGCGCCACCGGCACGGGCAAATCCACCTCGTTGGCTGCGATGATTGGCTTTCGCAACCACAACAGCCGCGGCCATATCATTTCTATTGAAGACCCGATTGAGTTTATACACCAACATCAGGGTTGCATTGTGACCCAGCGCGAAGTGGGCATAGATACTGCCAGCTTTGAAGTGGCGTTGAAAAACACGCTGCGCCAGGCGCCAGATGTGATTTTGATTGGTGAGGTGCGAACCCGCCAGACCATGGAATATTCAGTACAGTTCGCCGAAACCGGGCACTTGTGCCTGGCGACTCTGCACGCCAACAACGCCAACCAGGCGTTGGACCGGATTATCCAGTTTTTTCCACCCGAACAGCACGGCCAAATCTGGATGGACCTGTCGCTGAATCTGCGCGCCATTGTGGCTCAGCAACTGGTGCCCACGCCAGACGGCAAGGGCCGGAAAGCGGTTATTGAAGTGCTGATCAATACGCCGCTGGCGGCTGACCTGATTCGCAAAGGCGAAGTGCACAAGCTCAAAGACCTGATGGCCAAATCCAACGAAATTGGTATGCGCACTTTTGATCAGGCGCTGTATGAGCTGTATTCGGAAGGTTCCGTGACTTATGAAGATGCCTTGGCACATGCTGACTCACCCAATGATTTGCGTTTGATGATAAAGCTTGGAACCGACGCCCAAGGGGTGGACAAGTTGTCGTCTTCGGTGGATAAGCTGACCATTCAGCAGGACTGA
- a CDS encoding YggS family pyridoxal phosphate-dependent enzyme, with the protein MSSITDNIKSVTQRIEKATLQAGRKPRSVRLLAVSKTRQADELREAVAAGQQDFGENYLQEALDKIANLQDTPELRWHFIGPIQSNKTAQIASAFCWVHSVERLKIARRLNDQRDTALPPLNICLQVNIDNEPSKSGCSLDELPALATAIAELPQLTLRGLMAIPDPERGEAALRESFRAMNNALTQLRQDQPGAGPLDTLSMGMSDDLELAIGEGSTWVRVGTAVFGPRQQMS; encoded by the coding sequence ATGAGCAGCATAACAGACAACATCAAGAGCGTAACCCAGCGCATCGAAAAAGCAACACTACAAGCGGGGCGAAAGCCCCGTTCTGTGCGCTTGTTGGCGGTTAGTAAAACCCGCCAGGCAGACGAGTTGCGCGAAGCCGTGGCGGCAGGCCAGCAGGATTTCGGTGAAAACTATCTGCAAGAAGCTCTGGATAAAATAGCGAACCTACAGGATACACCGGAGTTACGCTGGCATTTCATAGGGCCGATTCAATCCAACAAAACCGCACAAATAGCGTCTGCGTTTTGCTGGGTACACAGTGTTGAACGCCTGAAAATAGCCCGCCGCCTGAACGACCAGCGCGACACTGCCTTGCCCCCCTTGAATATTTGCCTACAGGTTAATATTGATAATGAACCCAGCAAATCCGGCTGCTCGCTGGACGAACTGCCGGCGCTGGCAACCGCGATTGCCGAACTGCCGCAACTGACATTGCGTGGGCTTATGGCGATTCCAGACCCCGAACGCGGAGAAGCTGCTTTGCGCGAGAGCTTTCGGGCCATGAACAATGCCTTGACCCAGTTACGCCAGGACCAGCCCGGTGCCGGGCCGCTGGACACCTTGTCTATGGGTATGTCTGACGATCTGGAGCTGGCGATTGGCGAAGGCTCAACTTGGGTAAGAGTAGGCACCGCCGTGTTTGGTCCACGCCAGCAAATGAGCTGA
- the hemW gene encoding radical SAM family heme chaperone HemW gives MSLSPTPAAVEPALSLYLHVPWCVRKCPYCDFNSHAISGDIPERAYLKALLDDLDQDLRLVAGRVIQTVFIGGGTPSLMSGGFYSDLFRQLKTRLEFAADAEITLEANPGTLEQGRFEAFREAGINRLSIGVQSFNPEHLKVLGRIHDSQAAHNAITAARQAGFDNFNIDLMHGLPGQTPEQALDDLAQALSYQPPHLSWYQLTVEPNTEFYSQPPELPDEDRLWDIYSQGGDYLRSHGFTDYEVSAWSQQNMASRHNLNYWTFGDYLALGAGGHGKISQPDGQILRYWKTRQPQAYLNRIGSRTAGSEAISVAERPLEFLMNALRLGAGVPENLFQQRTGLPLSTIAVQLETLRQEGLMHPQRIQATELGQRYLNSLLQRFL, from the coding sequence TTGAGCTTAAGCCCGACACCTGCAGCCGTTGAGCCTGCTCTAAGCTTGTATCTGCACGTACCGTGGTGCGTGCGCAAATGCCCCTACTGCGATTTCAATTCCCATGCCATTAGCGGGGATATTCCTGAACGCGCGTATTTAAAGGCACTGCTGGACGACCTCGATCAGGATTTACGCCTGGTCGCAGGCCGCGTCATACAAACGGTATTTATTGGCGGTGGCACGCCATCGCTGATGAGCGGTGGTTTTTACAGCGATCTGTTTCGCCAGCTTAAAACAAGGCTGGAATTTGCGGCAGACGCTGAAATCACTCTGGAAGCAAATCCCGGCACTCTCGAACAGGGCCGCTTTGAGGCGTTCCGCGAGGCCGGTATCAACCGGCTGTCGATAGGCGTGCAAAGCTTTAACCCAGAGCACTTAAAGGTGCTTGGGCGCATTCACGACAGCCAAGCAGCTCACAACGCCATAACCGCGGCGCGCCAGGCCGGTTTTGACAACTTCAATATCGACCTCATGCACGGTTTGCCAGGTCAAACGCCTGAACAGGCACTGGACGACCTGGCTCAGGCCCTATCGTATCAACCACCGCACTTGTCTTGGTATCAACTTACGGTTGAGCCCAACACAGAATTTTATAGCCAGCCACCAGAGCTGCCAGACGAGGATCGGCTGTGGGATATTTACAGCCAGGGCGGCGACTACCTGCGCAGCCACGGTTTTACCGATTACGAGGTATCCGCCTGGAGCCAGCAGAATATGGCATCGCGCCATAATCTGAATTACTGGACGTTTGGCGACTATTTGGCCCTGGGCGCCGGGGGCCATGGTAAAATCAGTCAACCGGATGGCCAGATTTTGCGCTACTGGAAAACCCGCCAACCGCAAGCCTATTTGAATCGAATAGGCAGCCGTACCGCCGGCAGCGAGGCGATATCAGTGGCAGAGCGGCCGCTGGAGTTTCTAATGAACGCGCTGCGCCTTGGCGCGGGCGTGCCCGAAAACCTGTTTCAACAGCGCACGGGTTTACCCTTAAGCACGATTGCGGTACAACTTGAAACATTAAGGCAGGAGGGTTTGATGCATCCTCAACGCATTCAAGCCACCGAACTCGGCCAACGCTATTTGAACAGCCTATTACAGCGGTTTTTATAG
- a CDS encoding dynamin family protein, which translates to MTPHGALSHQVEIYHSWKKELIRQIGRYRLWLQDNRLYSDDISERIHEGLRLLVEDELTIAFVGEYSRGKTELINALFFSDFGQRMLPSQAGRTTMCPTELFFDRNHQENYLLLLPIETRVGELSLQQLRAQPERWLKHQLDPENPDQMRQILEEVARVKSVTPTSARMLGFDEQMLELDRANPGQVLIPAWRNAQISIRHPLFERGLRILDTPGLNALGSEPELTISLLPKAHAIIFVLSADTGVTASDLAIWRDFIATDQADHRAGRFAVMNKIDVLWDELQGEASTRQSIERVRNYSADHLGIQPQDVIPVSAKQGLVGRVKNDFELFQRSGIEQLEELIIQRILAHKEKLITGNLINDLLGMLQNSQAALHSQLGTLHEEQQAYSGPTPDKARLKRLAEKTQTEYEYYHKKLIILRSSRRLVEAQGVTLQELVAATHFETQVTRVRENMSKSWTTVGMNRAIDQFFDGLEGDLSHLLTESRLAERMVTAIYKRYSDEPGARHIEPAPFRAGRHVIAIRKLRQKSERFRSNPRNLLTEQSVLVRRFSNLMINEVRNLYLMAQKDAERWPRQALLPVMQYTLEQKQLLQHQIGRLKELAHNDRHNRAETKRLEDAISDLQRQLELAEAIHRQIRKPAPTFSQQKAVKLSSAV; encoded by the coding sequence ATGACACCTCACGGGGCGCTGTCTCACCAGGTAGAGATTTACCACAGCTGGAAAAAAGAGCTGATTCGACAGATTGGCCGCTATCGTTTGTGGCTGCAGGATAACCGGCTTTATTCTGACGACATCAGTGAGCGTATTCATGAAGGCCTGCGGCTTCTGGTGGAAGACGAGCTGACCATCGCCTTTGTTGGCGAATATTCCCGTGGTAAAACCGAGCTCATCAACGCTCTGTTCTTTTCCGATTTCGGTCAGCGCATGCTGCCCTCCCAGGCTGGGCGCACCACGATGTGCCCTACCGAGCTTTTTTTTGACCGCAACCACCAGGAAAACTATTTACTGCTGCTGCCCATAGAAACCCGCGTGGGTGAACTTTCATTGCAGCAGCTGCGCGCCCAGCCCGAGCGCTGGTTAAAGCATCAGCTGGATCCGGAAAACCCGGACCAAATGCGTCAGATATTAGAAGAAGTGGCCCGAGTAAAAAGCGTAACGCCGACTTCAGCACGCATGTTGGGCTTCGACGAGCAAATGCTAGAACTCGACCGTGCCAATCCCGGTCAGGTTCTGATACCGGCATGGCGGAACGCGCAGATCAGCATTCGCCACCCGCTGTTTGAACGCGGCCTGCGCATTCTGGACACTCCTGGCCTGAACGCCTTGGGCTCCGAACCGGAACTGACCATCAGCCTGTTGCCAAAAGCCCACGCCATAATATTCGTTCTCAGCGCCGACACCGGCGTAACCGCTAGCGATCTGGCCATCTGGCGTGACTTTATTGCCACCGACCAAGCCGATCACCGCGCCGGTCGCTTTGCGGTGATGAATAAGATAGATGTGCTGTGGGACGAGCTTCAAGGTGAAGCAAGCACCCGACAATCCATCGAAAGGGTTCGCAATTACAGCGCCGACCATTTAGGCATTCAACCACAGGATGTCATTCCCGTATCAGCCAAACAGGGCTTGGTTGGGCGCGTAAAAAACGATTTTGAACTGTTCCAGCGCTCGGGAATCGAGCAGCTTGAAGAACTGATCATTCAGCGCATTCTGGCGCACAAGGAAAAGCTGATTACCGGCAACCTGATCAATGACCTGCTCGGCATGCTTCAAAACAGCCAGGCCGCACTTCATAGCCAGCTGGGCACGCTGCATGAGGAACAGCAGGCCTACAGCGGGCCCACCCCCGACAAAGCCCGTCTGAAGCGGCTGGCTGAAAAAACCCAGACTGAATACGAGTATTACCATAAAAAACTGATCATTCTGCGTTCAAGTCGCCGCCTGGTAGAGGCTCAGGGCGTAACCCTGCAAGAGCTGGTAGCCGCGACACACTTTGAAACCCAGGTGACCCGAGTACGCGAAAACATGTCCAAAAGTTGGACCACAGTGGGTATGAATCGGGCAATAGATCAATTTTTTGACGGTCTGGAAGGTGACCTTTCCCACCTGCTGACCGAAAGCAGGCTGGCAGAGCGCATGGTGACCGCCATTTACAAGCGCTACAGCGATGAACCTGGCGCTCGCCACATAGAGCCAGCACCCTTTCGGGCTGGCCGTCATGTAATCGCCATCCGCAAGCTGCGACAGAAATCGGAGCGCTTTCGCAGCAACCCCCGCAATTTGCTCACCGAACAGTCAGTACTGGTACGGCGATTTTCCAACCTGATGATTAACGAAGTGCGTAATCTGTACCTAATGGCACAAAAAGACGCGGAACGTTGGCCACGACAAGCGCTGCTGCCGGTGATGCAGTACACACTTGAGCAAAAACAACTGCTACAACACCAAATCGGACGGTTAAAGGAGCTGGCGCACAATGATCGCCACAACCGTGCCGAAACAAAGCGCCTCGAGGATGCCATTAGCGATCTGCAGCGCCAGCTGGAACTGGCTGAGGCCATACACCGGCAAATTCGCAAGCCCGCACCCACCTTCTCTCAGCAAAAAGCGGTTAAGCTCTCCAGCGCCGTGTGA
- the proC gene encoding pyrroline-5-carboxylate reductase: MSKSPTISFIGAGNMASAIIGGMLDNGYKAGGIWVSAPDDEHLQGLRKRFGISVTTDNRYCAQQSDIVVLAVKPQVMASVCEDIAAVVRNTRPLIVSIAAGLTAGTIDGWLGGGVPMVRVMPNTPSLVGKGAAGLFANSRVSEQQKNDVTAIFDSVGSATWVQQEEQLHAVTALSGSGPAYFFLMLEALEEAATNAGMAAETARELAIQTMAGAAEMAARSDLEPAQLKRNVMSPGGTTEQAVNTFEQGGLRELVQKAYSAAYTRSQEMAKELAGK, encoded by the coding sequence TTGAGCAAATCACCGACCATTTCATTTATCGGTGCCGGTAATATGGCCAGCGCCATTATTGGCGGCATGCTGGATAACGGTTACAAAGCCGGCGGAATTTGGGTCAGCGCCCCAGACGACGAGCATTTGCAAGGCTTGCGCAAACGTTTCGGCATCAGCGTAACCACCGACAACCGCTACTGCGCCCAACAATCTGACATTGTCGTATTGGCGGTAAAGCCGCAGGTAATGGCCAGCGTGTGTGAAGATATTGCCGCGGTGGTGCGTAATACCCGGCCATTAATAGTTTCAATCGCAGCTGGCCTGACCGCCGGCACGATTGACGGATGGCTTGGCGGTGGCGTACCCATGGTACGGGTAATGCCCAATACGCCGTCGCTGGTGGGCAAAGGTGCCGCGGGCCTGTTTGCCAACTCGCGGGTCAGCGAACAGCAAAAAAACGACGTTACGGCCATTTTTGACAGCGTAGGTTCTGCCACCTGGGTGCAGCAGGAAGAACAACTGCACGCGGTAACCGCATTGTCTGGCAGCGGCCCTGCCTATTTTTTCTTGATGCTGGAAGCTCTGGAAGAAGCCGCCACTAACGCTGGCATGGCGGCAGAAACAGCTCGCGAACTGGCCATCCAAACCATGGCAGGTGCCGCAGAAATGGCGGCTCGCAGTGACCTGGAACCGGCGCAACTGAAGCGTAATGTGATGTCACCCGGTGGCACTACCGAGCAGGCAGTGAATACGTTCGAGCAAGGTGGTTTGCGCGAACTGGTGCAAAAAGCCTACTCAGCGGCCTATACCCGCTCTCAGGAAATGGCCAAAGAACTGGCCGGTAAATAA
- a CDS encoding homoserine O-acetyltransferase → MPDPLPADSVGIVTPQTYHFDTPLELACGKVLNRYELVVETYGELNAGASNAILICHALSGHHHAAGYHSADERKAGWWDSCIGPGKPIDTRRFFVVSLNNLGGCHGSTGPSSINPDTGSLYGPDFPVVTVTDWVNSQARLADKLGIECWAAVVGGSLGGMQALQWSLTYPERIRHAAVIASTPRLSAQNIAFNEVARQAITSDPEFHAGRYSDNLTLPRRGLMLARMVGHITYLSDASMGEKFGRELREEAYKFGYDAEFQVESYLRYQGERFSESFDANTYLLMTKALDYFDPAYEFDGDLAKALQGARCEFLVLSFSTDWRFAPERSEELVKAMIAARCKVSYAEIDAPWGHDGFLIPTPRYTDVFTAYIDRVAREVGA, encoded by the coding sequence ATGCCCGATCCATTGCCCGCAGATTCTGTTGGGATTGTTACCCCGCAGACCTACCATTTTGATACACCGCTGGAGCTTGCTTGCGGCAAGGTGCTGAACCGCTATGAGCTGGTAGTGGAAACCTATGGCGAACTGAATGCCGGCGCCAGCAATGCGATTTTGATTTGTCACGCCCTTAGCGGCCACCATCACGCCGCCGGTTATCACAGCGCCGACGAACGTAAAGCAGGCTGGTGGGACAGTTGTATTGGTCCCGGAAAGCCTATTGATACCCGGCGTTTTTTTGTGGTGAGCCTTAACAATTTGGGAGGGTGCCACGGCAGCACCGGCCCCAGCAGCATCAACCCGGACACGGGCTCACTGTATGGCCCGGACTTTCCAGTTGTCACGGTAACTGACTGGGTCAACAGCCAGGCGCGCCTGGCTGACAAGCTCGGCATAGAATGCTGGGCGGCGGTGGTGGGCGGATCGCTGGGCGGCATGCAAGCACTGCAATGGAGCCTTACCTACCCCGAGCGCATACGCCACGCGGCGGTTATCGCGTCAACGCCGCGCCTGAGCGCTCAGAACATCGCCTTTAACGAGGTAGCGCGACAGGCCATTACCAGTGATCCAGAATTTCACGCCGGGCGCTACAGCGACAATCTCACACTACCCCGGCGCGGTTTGATGCTGGCGCGCATGGTGGGCCACATTACCTATTTATCTGACGCTTCCATGGGCGAAAAGTTTGGCCGTGAGCTGCGCGAAGAAGCCTACAAATTCGGCTACGACGCCGAATTTCAGGTAGAAAGCTATCTGCGCTATCAGGGCGAACGCTTTTCCGAATCCTTCGATGCCAACACCTACCTGCTGATGACCAAGGCCCTGGACTACTTCGACCCCGCCTACGAATTCGACGGTGACCTGGCAAAAGCCCTGCAGGGCGCACGCTGCGAATTTCTGGTGTTGTCGTTCAGTACCGACTGGCGCTTTGCGCCAGAGCGCTCTGAAGAATTGGTTAAAGCCATGATCGCCGCTCGCTGCAAAGTCAGCTACGCTGAAATTGACGCCCCTTGGGGTCACGATGGGTTTCTGATTCCCACGCCACGTTATACCGATGTATTCACCGCCTATATAGACCGTGTTGCGCGGGAGGTTGGAGCATGA
- a CDS encoding YggT family protein — translation MLPKILLTILSIASSFYMTLVLLRFLLQLARADFYNPISQFVVKVTNPPLRVVRKVIPGWGGIDGAAIVLTILIQAITFTLVLLLYDAGAALFNPAWLLSWSVLNVAGLVASLYFWAVIAVVVISWIAPGSSHPAIQLVAQITEPVMRPVRKVVPSLGGLDLSPIIVFLILQVITVMIDHMKVATGMPALLAGM, via the coding sequence ATGCTGCCGAAGATTCTGCTCACAATTTTGTCGATCGCGTCGTCGTTTTACATGACCTTAGTACTGCTGAGGTTTTTGCTGCAGCTGGCGCGAGCCGATTTTTACAATCCCATTTCGCAGTTCGTGGTGAAGGTCACCAATCCGCCGCTGCGTGTTGTGCGCAAGGTAATTCCCGGCTGGGGCGGTATTGACGGTGCAGCTATCGTGCTGACCATACTGATTCAGGCCATCACCTTTACCTTGGTATTACTGCTGTATGATGCCGGCGCAGCGCTGTTCAATCCGGCGTGGCTGTTGTCCTGGTCCGTGTTGAACGTGGCGGGTCTGGTAGCATCTCTGTATTTCTGGGCGGTGATTGCCGTGGTGGTTATCAGCTGGATCGCACCCGGCAGTAGCCACCCGGCGATACAGTTGGTGGCTCAGATTACCGAACCGGTCATGCGTCCGGTGCGAAAAGTGGTGCCATCACTGGGCGGCCTGGACCTGTCACCCATTATTGTATTTCTGATACTGCAGGTGATTACTGTGATGATTGATCACATGAAGGTCGCCACCGGCATGCCGGCGCTGTTGGCAGGAATGTAA
- the metW gene encoding methionine biosynthesis protein MetW, producing MRADLEIIQQWIKPGHHVLDLGCGDGTLLDFLQRERGASGYGLEINPAHITHCMSRGVSVIEQNLDTQGLANFENNSFDVVLMTQALQAVRRPDKVLDEMLRLGNEGIVTFPNFAHWRLRWGLALSGRMPESEALPYKWYNTPNIRLCTFQDFEALCRQKSIRITSRKVVDGQHQNSWVARLWPNLLGEIAIYRITRENLQ from the coding sequence ATGAGAGCCGATCTTGAAATTATCCAGCAGTGGATAAAACCGGGCCATCACGTATTGGATCTGGGTTGCGGTGACGGCACGCTGCTCGATTTTCTGCAGCGCGAACGCGGCGCAAGCGGCTATGGCCTGGAGATTAATCCGGCGCACATCACACACTGTATGAGCCGCGGCGTATCAGTAATAGAACAAAACCTCGACACCCAGGGGCTGGCCAACTTTGAAAACAACAGTTTCGATGTCGTGCTGATGACCCAGGCCCTGCAAGCGGTACGCCGACCCGACAAAGTGCTGGACGAAATGCTGCGTCTGGGCAACGAAGGCATTGTTACCTTTCCCAACTTTGCCCATTGGCGCTTGCGTTGGGGATTGGCGTTGAGCGGGCGCATGCCCGAATCCGAAGCGCTTCCGTATAAGTGGTATAACACCCCCAACATACGGCTGTGTACGTTCCAGGACTTTGAAGCTCTATGCCGCCAGAAAAGCATACGCATCACCAGTCGCAAGGTTGTAGACGGCCAGCATCAGAACAGCTGGGTGGCCCGTTTGTGGCCAAACCTGCTGGGCGAAATCGCGATTTACCGCATCACCAGGGAGAATTTACAATGA